A stretch of Cucumis sativus cultivar 9930 chromosome 2, Cucumber_9930_V3, whole genome shotgun sequence DNA encodes these proteins:
- the LOC116402075 gene encoding uncharacterized protein LOC116402075, whose protein sequence is MRMLGGDVRQITWNQFKDCFYTKFFSTNLRDAKSQEFLELKQGHMTVEEYDQEFDMLSRFAPELVGNEQARAERFVKGLRDEIRGFVRALKPTTQAEALRLAVDMSIGKDEIQARSSDKGTSSGQKRKAEQRIVGVPQRNLRSGDPFRSFQQSSGGAEDTTREKPLCNTCGKRHLGRCLMGMRVCYKCKQEGHMADRCRLRSTGAGQSSQGAGPPQRGTIFATSRSEAEKAGTVVTGNAL, encoded by the exons ATGCGTATGTTAGGTGGAGATGTGAGACAGATCACTTGGAATCAGTTTAAAGACTGCTTCTATACCAAGTTTTTCTCGACTAACCTTAGAGACGCCAAAAGCCAGGAATTCTTGGAATTGAAGCAAGGACACATGACAGTTGAGGAGTATGACCAGGAGTTTGATATGCTGTCGCGCTTTGCCCCTGAACTTGTTGGTAATGAGCAGGCTAGAGCTGAGAGGTTTGTCAAAGGATTGAGAGATGAGATTAGAGGCTTTGTGCGAGCACTAAAGCCCACTACCCAAGCTGAAGCGCTGCGTCTGGCAGTGGATATGAGTATTGGGAAGGACGAAATTCAGGCAAGGAGTTCTGATAAGGGAACGTCGTCTGGTCAGAAGAGGAAAGCAGAGCAGAGAATTGTGGGAGTTCCTCAGAGGAACTTGAGATCAGGCGATCCTTTTCGTAGTTTCCAGCAGAGTTCTGGTGGGGCAGAAGACACTACTAGAGAGAAGCCACTATGCAATACGTGTGGGAAACGCCACCTGGGTCGTTGTTTGATGGGAATGAGAGTCTGTTATAAGTGCAAGCAAGAGGGACACATGGCTGATCGATGTCGCTTGAGATCTACTGGGGCTGGACAGAGCAGTCAGGGAGCGGGACCTCCACAGCGGGGTACAATCTTTGCCACTAGTAGATCAGAAGCAGAGAAGGCCGGCACAGTGGTGACAG GAAATGCGTTGtga